One window of the Archangium primigenium genome contains the following:
- a CDS encoding NFACT RNA binding domain-containing protein, whose protein sequence is MALRPSEWEQVVAEVAARLTGAVVQKAWCPLPRLVYLECRVPGRSVLVCLCAEGELSRLSVAAERFPTPGEPAPFQRWLRQELVGLKLAGLSWSEAGRTVTLDLQSDESRRRLVLEVGAPGGLVLLAADSQRVLMLSGDGLAQRRALHPGGLWAPPAPVNDEVIARTRAQPSRLEPKPDDLLPLAEAAERLLGPKDKASRAEIIRRRLALPYRARLKRSGRTLEKVRAEAARGPEAERHRQLGELLTQNLYQLKRGAREVVLTSYTEAGMEEVHVTLDPRRTPKEEVEWHFHQYRRLMRGVEHARQREAELAREVAHAQEALRQVEEMDEAALLAQVEVLHQPAGEDGPPEARPFKEYVGHGGQRIWVGKGGEDNDTLTFKVARPGHLWLHARGLSGSHVVVPLPKGVEVSQEVLLDAAHLALHHSGAKGEPRGEVSWVPVKFVKKVKGGAPGQVLYTREKTLVVRREAERLERLLKTRGGEAPVAS, encoded by the coding sequence GTGGCTCTACGTCCCTCGGAGTGGGAGCAGGTGGTGGCGGAGGTGGCCGCGCGGCTGACGGGTGCGGTGGTGCAGAAGGCCTGGTGTCCGCTGCCCCGGCTCGTCTACCTGGAGTGCCGCGTGCCCGGGCGCTCCGTCCTCGTGTGCCTGTGCGCGGAGGGCGAGCTGTCGCGCCTCTCCGTCGCCGCCGAGCGCTTCCCCACGCCGGGTGAGCCCGCGCCCTTCCAGCGCTGGCTGCGCCAGGAACTGGTGGGGCTCAAGCTCGCCGGGCTCTCCTGGTCGGAGGCGGGCCGCACGGTGACGCTGGACCTGCAGAGCGACGAGTCGCGGCGGCGCCTGGTGCTGGAGGTGGGCGCGCCGGGGGGCCTGGTGCTGCTGGCGGCCGACTCCCAGCGGGTGTTGATGCTCTCGGGGGACGGCCTCGCCCAGCGCCGGGCCCTGCACCCCGGTGGACTGTGGGCCCCGCCCGCGCCCGTGAACGACGAGGTGATCGCCCGCACGCGCGCCCAACCCTCCCGGCTGGAGCCCAAGCCGGATGACCTCCTGCCCCTGGCGGAGGCGGCCGAGCGGCTCCTCGGGCCCAAGGACAAGGCGAGCCGCGCGGAGATCATCCGTCGGCGGTTGGCGCTGCCCTACCGGGCGCGGCTCAAGCGCTCGGGGCGGACGCTGGAGAAGGTGCGCGCGGAGGCGGCGCGGGGCCCGGAGGCCGAGCGGCACCGCCAACTCGGCGAGCTGCTCACGCAGAACCTCTACCAGCTCAAGCGCGGGGCCCGGGAGGTGGTGCTCACCTCTTATACGGAGGCGGGCATGGAGGAAGTCCACGTGACGCTGGACCCCAGGCGCACGCCCAAGGAGGAGGTGGAGTGGCACTTCCACCAGTACCGGCGGCTGATGCGGGGCGTGGAGCACGCGCGCCAGCGCGAGGCGGAGCTGGCGCGCGAGGTGGCGCACGCCCAGGAGGCGCTGCGGCAGGTGGAGGAGATGGACGAGGCGGCGCTGCTCGCGCAGGTGGAGGTGCTGCACCAGCCGGCGGGCGAGGACGGTCCGCCCGAGGCCCGGCCCTTCAAGGAGTACGTGGGGCACGGGGGCCAGCGCATCTGGGTGGGCAAGGGCGGCGAGGACAACGACACGCTCACCTTCAAGGTGGCGCGGCCGGGACACCTGTGGCTGCACGCGCGGGGCCTGTCGGGCAGCCACGTGGTGGTGCCCCTGCCCAAGGGGGTGGAGGTGTCCCAGGAGGTGCTCCTGGACGCGGCGCACCTGGCGCTGCACCACTCGGGGGCCAAGGGCGAGCCGCGGGGCGAGGTGAGCTGGGTGCCGGTGAAGTTCGTCAAGAAGGTGAAGGGCGGTGCGCCGGGCCAGGTGCTCTACACCCGCGAGAAGACGCTGGTGGTGCGCCGCGAGGCCGAGCGCCTGGAGCGGCTGCTCAAGACGCGCGGCGGAGAGGCGCCCGTGGCCTCATGA
- the rpe gene encoding ribulose-phosphate 3-epimerase translates to MTRRVLVSPSLLSSDFGRLAEEVRAVEAAGADWVHVDVMDGRFVPNITLGPVVVEAIKKAATRPLDVHLMIVEPEKYVDAFVKAGADILTVHAEACTHLHRVIQQIRHAGARPSVVLNPATPLSAIEEVLGDVDMVLLMSVNPGFGGQGFIPQTVDKVRRLRAMLDARGLQTEIEVDGGINAETSKKVVEAGASVLVAGSYVFGAKDYAAAIRSLRP, encoded by the coding sequence ATGACCCGTCGCGTACTCGTATCGCCCTCGCTGTTGTCCTCGGACTTCGGTCGCCTGGCCGAGGAGGTTCGCGCGGTGGAGGCCGCTGGCGCGGACTGGGTTCACGTGGATGTCATGGATGGCCGCTTCGTGCCCAACATCACCCTGGGGCCCGTGGTGGTGGAGGCCATCAAGAAGGCGGCGACGCGGCCGCTGGACGTCCACCTGATGATCGTCGAGCCGGAGAAGTACGTGGACGCCTTCGTGAAGGCGGGGGCGGACATCCTCACGGTGCACGCGGAGGCGTGTACGCACCTGCACCGGGTGATTCAGCAGATCCGCCACGCGGGGGCGCGGCCGTCGGTGGTGCTCAACCCCGCCACGCCCTTGTCCGCCATCGAGGAGGTGCTGGGGGACGTGGACATGGTGCTGCTCATGAGCGTCAACCCGGGCTTTGGCGGCCAGGGCTTCATCCCCCAGACGGTGGACAAGGTGCGGCGCCTGCGCGCGATGCTGGACGCGCGAGGACTACAGACGGAGATCGAGGTGGACGGCGGCATCAACGCCGAGACGTCCAAGAAGGTGGTGGAGGCGGGGGCGAGCGTGCTGGTGGCGGGCTCGTACGTCTTCGGCGCGAAGGACTACGCGGCGGCCATCCGCTCGCTACGCCCGTGA
- a CDS encoding response regulator has protein sequence MLSPIVLISDDEPLVVSALAREARRTGLASVADTTSRHVLELARQHRPAVIILDIHQHEDGRDLLARLKQDPETRACKVIILSGVEDQFTRHVCFELGADAYEVKPFDHTFMMRVARMAGLFALSAQGAEASRA, from the coding sequence ATGCTCTCTCCGATCGTCCTGATCTCCGATGATGAGCCCCTCGTGGTGTCGGCGCTCGCCCGGGAGGCCCGCCGCACGGGCCTCGCCTCCGTGGCGGACACCACCTCCCGCCACGTGCTGGAGCTGGCCCGGCAGCACCGCCCCGCCGTCATCATCCTCGACATCCACCAGCACGAGGACGGTCGCGATCTGCTCGCCCGGCTCAAGCAGGATCCCGAGACGCGCGCGTGCAAGGTCATCATCCTCAGCGGCGTGGAGGACCAGTTCACCCGCCATGTGTGCTTCGAGCTCGGCGCGGACGCCTACGAGGTGAAGCCGTTCGACCACACCTTCATGATGCGCGTGGCCCGTATGGCGGGCCTGTTCGCCCTGAGCGCGCAGGGCGCCGAGGCTTCACGGGCGTAG
- a CDS encoding TPR end-of-group domain-containing protein: MLRFRLGDIPVEVRFSHLLFCVLLSTLMVRDMPVLEPGVWPYVALHDTAHPAYGRTTLLVALGWVGLLFSAVLVHELGHALMLRAFGLRPSVRLLWLGGHTRPQTPASLRWYQHALFTAGGPLAGFFLALGALGAWRYLAPPDAHAARFLLSWCFVINFFWTLFNLIPVPTLDGGTLVTTLATRFFGKAGFLAAQFGALVLCVGVVAFGAQRAPVLALLFGLYGLQALRLFLSAARGQLRVEPSPVPAPLADALKQARGALADGRLDEARAGGRRLLETPELPPEFVSRAHHLLGWVALKEGQGRAALDHFSQVRRHPVETHALAAAFSLLGDEPRALALWEMAWSETHHPTVLHEYAGSLIRAERVQAALGLPGVQPEAAFLCAGRTLFTRGAFSEAAAVSEAGLAHAPAPRLAYDAACAHARARHLGDAVRMLRRAVELGFEDVSYAASDEDLAPLHGHPEFETWLEGLRKSPSA; the protein is encoded by the coding sequence ATGCTGCGCTTCCGCCTCGGAGACATCCCCGTCGAGGTCCGCTTCTCGCACCTGCTCTTCTGCGTGCTCCTGAGCACGTTGATGGTGCGGGACATGCCCGTGCTCGAGCCGGGCGTCTGGCCCTACGTCGCGTTGCACGACACGGCCCACCCCGCGTACGGCCGGACCACACTGCTCGTCGCGCTCGGCTGGGTGGGGCTGCTCTTCAGCGCGGTGCTGGTGCACGAGCTGGGGCACGCGCTGATGCTGCGCGCCTTCGGGCTGCGGCCGAGCGTGCGGCTGCTGTGGCTCGGCGGGCACACGCGGCCCCAGACCCCGGCGTCCCTGCGCTGGTACCAGCACGCGCTGTTCACCGCCGGAGGCCCCCTGGCGGGCTTCTTCCTGGCGCTCGGTGCCCTGGGCGCGTGGCGCTACTTGGCGCCCCCGGACGCCCATGCCGCCCGCTTCCTGCTCAGCTGGTGCTTCGTCATCAACTTCTTCTGGACCCTCTTCAACCTCATCCCCGTGCCCACCCTGGATGGGGGCACCCTGGTGACGACGCTCGCCACGCGCTTCTTCGGCAAGGCGGGCTTCCTCGCCGCCCAGTTCGGGGCGCTGGTGCTCTGCGTGGGGGTGGTGGCCTTCGGGGCCCAGCGCGCCCCGGTGCTCGCGCTGCTCTTCGGGCTCTACGGACTGCAGGCGCTGCGGCTGTTCCTCTCCGCGGCGCGGGGCCAGTTGCGGGTGGAGCCGAGCCCGGTGCCCGCCCCGCTCGCCGACGCCCTGAAGCAGGCCCGCGGGGCGCTCGCGGACGGGCGGCTGGACGAGGCGCGCGCGGGGGGCCGACGCCTGCTGGAGACGCCGGAGTTGCCCCCGGAGTTCGTCTCGCGCGCCCACCACCTGCTCGGCTGGGTCGCCCTCAAGGAGGGCCAGGGCCGCGCGGCGTTGGATCACTTCTCCCAGGTGCGGCGCCACCCGGTGGAGACGCACGCGCTCGCCGCGGCCTTCTCGCTCCTGGGCGACGAGCCGCGCGCGCTCGCGTTGTGGGAGATGGCCTGGAGCGAGACGCACCACCCCACCGTGCTGCACGAGTACGCCGGCTCCCTCATCCGCGCCGAGCGGGTGCAGGCGGCGCTCGGGCTGCCTGGCGTCCAGCCGGAGGCGGCCTTCCTGTGCGCCGGACGCACGCTCTTCACCCGAGGCGCCTTCTCCGAGGCGGCGGCGGTGTCCGAGGCGGGGCTCGCGCATGCGCCCGCTCCGCGCCTCGCCTATGACGCGGCGTGCGCGCACGCCCGGGCGCGTCATCTGGGTGACGCGGTGCGCATGTTGCGGCGCGCCGTGGAGCTGGGCTTCGAGGATGTGTCCTATGCCGCATCCGACGAGGACCTGGCCCCGCTGCACGGGCATCCAGAATTCGAAACCTGGCTGGAGGGCCTGCGGAAATCTCCGAGCGCCTGA
- a CDS encoding DUF1772 domain-containing protein has protein sequence MKTLVAGLLWFSALGNGLLAGLYFAFSAFIMTSLARLDRAAGISAMNAINVEIVRSLFMPVFLGTTVAGAVLAGLALMRWGEPGALPMLLGGLLQVLGMFAVTVAFNVPLNNALAAVAPTSAEGATLWARYLEDWTRWNHVRTLACTGATALHILALVAR, from the coding sequence ATGAAAACCCTCGTGGCTGGATTGCTCTGGTTCTCCGCCCTCGGCAATGGCCTGCTCGCCGGGCTCTATTTCGCCTTCTCCGCCTTCATCATGACCTCGCTCGCCCGCCTCGACCGGGCGGCGGGCATCTCGGCGATGAACGCCATCAATGTCGAGATCGTGCGCTCGCTGTTCATGCCGGTGTTCCTGGGCACCACGGTCGCGGGCGCCGTGCTCGCGGGTCTCGCCCTCATGCGCTGGGGTGAACCGGGCGCGCTGCCCATGCTGCTCGGTGGCCTCCTGCAGGTGCTCGGCATGTTCGCCGTGACGGTGGCATTCAACGTCCCCCTCAACAACGCACTGGCCGCCGTCGCCCCCACCAGCGCCGAGGGCGCGACGCTCTGGGCCCGCTATCTGGAGGACTGGACGCGCTGGAACCATGTCCGAACGCTCGCCTGCACGGGTGCGACCGCGCTCCACATCCTCGCCCTCGTGGCGCGTTGA
- a CDS encoding glycoside hydrolase family 1 protein, whose protein sequence is MSAHDRTFPPDFTFGVATSAYQVEGGIENDWAEWERGGKLKEAHARCGRAVDHWNRYEEDYGLALDVGATAFRMSLEWARIEPERGLIDGAVLEGYRERLLRMKARGLRPVVTLHHFTHPTWFHRDTPWHLPQSVEAFRAYARAVAPLLVGLDALVITLNEPMVLLLGGYLQGLMPPGLTDGPKTMAALTNMVRAHVAAREELLAVLGRVEIGISQNTLAFAPDRPWHPLDRAIVRLGAQAYNHAFHEALVSGKLRVNMPGIGSARADIPGARGACDFIGMNYYTRAHLRFLTRAPFLAFQFRDPHGRGLTDIGWELWPEGFGQVLRELKRYGLPVWVTENGVDDRGGERRAAYLHDHLSQVLAARAEGVDVRGYLYWSLLDNFEWLEGWGPRFGLYHVDFDTLERRPTPACHYYKEVATTRRLPPVLQPSAAR, encoded by the coding sequence ATGAGTGCTCACGACAGGACCTTCCCCCCCGACTTCACCTTCGGCGTCGCCACGTCCGCGTACCAGGTGGAGGGCGGCATCGAGAACGACTGGGCCGAGTGGGAGCGCGGCGGAAAGCTCAAGGAGGCCCACGCGAGATGCGGGCGCGCGGTGGACCACTGGAACCGGTACGAGGAGGACTACGGCCTGGCGCTGGACGTGGGGGCCACGGCCTTCCGCATGTCGCTGGAGTGGGCGCGCATCGAGCCCGAGCGCGGCCTCATCGACGGCGCCGTGCTCGAGGGCTACCGCGAGCGGCTGCTGCGGATGAAGGCCCGGGGCCTGCGCCCGGTGGTGACGCTGCACCACTTCACGCACCCCACCTGGTTCCACCGCGACACGCCCTGGCACCTGCCCCAGAGCGTGGAGGCCTTCCGCGCCTATGCGCGGGCGGTGGCGCCCCTGCTCGTGGGGCTGGACGCCCTGGTCATCACCCTCAACGAGCCCATGGTGCTGCTGCTCGGCGGCTACCTGCAGGGGCTCATGCCCCCGGGGCTCACCGACGGGCCCAAGACGATGGCGGCGCTCACCAACATGGTGCGCGCCCACGTGGCCGCGCGCGAGGAGCTGCTCGCGGTGCTCGGCCGGGTGGAGATCGGCATCTCCCAGAACACGCTCGCCTTCGCGCCGGACCGACCCTGGCACCCGCTGGACCGGGCCATCGTGCGGCTGGGCGCCCAGGCCTACAACCACGCCTTCCACGAGGCCCTGGTGTCCGGGAAGCTGCGGGTGAACATGCCGGGCATCGGCTCGGCGCGCGCGGACATCCCCGGGGCCCGGGGCGCGTGCGACTTCATCGGGATGAACTACTACACGCGCGCCCACCTGCGCTTCCTCACCCGCGCGCCCTTCCTCGCCTTCCAGTTCCGCGACCCCCACGGCCGGGGCCTCACGGACATTGGCTGGGAGCTGTGGCCCGAGGGCTTCGGCCAGGTGCTGCGCGAGCTCAAGCGCTACGGGCTGCCGGTGTGGGTGACGGAGAACGGCGTGGATGACCGCGGGGGCGAGCGCCGCGCGGCCTACCTCCACGACCACTTGAGCCAGGTGCTCGCCGCGCGCGCCGAGGGCGTGGACGTGCGCGGCTACCTCTATTGGAGCCTGCTCGACAACTTCGAGTGGCTGGAGGGCTGGGGGCCGCGCTTCGGCCTGTACCACGTGGACTTCGACACGCTCGAGCGCCGCCCCACGCCGGCGTGCCACTACTACAAGGAGGTGGCGACCACGCGGCGGCTGCCCCCGGTGCTTCAGCCCAGCGCGGCGCGGTAG
- the dusB gene encoding tRNA dihydrouridine synthase DusB, whose product MLRIGPYTLPNPFILAPMAGVSEMPFRVIAFQMGAALCPTELVSSQGLMRLNQRTLKYLRFDPEVERPYSLQLYGGDPEAMARAAVTGQQHGARIIDINMGCPVKKITKNGAGSALLCDPERAGLIVRGIREATGLPVTCKIRSGWDATQQNYLRMAEVLFDAGCAALAVHPRTRAQAYTGLADWRVIADLKQHFPDQVIIGNGDVKTCEDARRMLDTTGCDFVMIGRGALGNPWLFRELLGGPAPEPEERCEGVLRHFEAHLRFDGESLSGVRTFRKHLAWYGHGLRGAAAFRHEVNQLDSVEAVRDAVRRFFAAARVDPQGPGEEQDVDYRAALG is encoded by the coding sequence ATGCTCCGCATCGGCCCCTACACGCTGCCCAACCCCTTCATCCTCGCGCCCATGGCGGGGGTGAGCGAGATGCCCTTTCGCGTCATCGCCTTCCAGATGGGGGCGGCGCTCTGCCCCACGGAGCTCGTGAGCTCCCAGGGGCTCATGCGCCTCAACCAGCGCACCCTGAAGTACCTGCGCTTCGATCCCGAGGTGGAGCGCCCCTACAGCCTCCAATTGTACGGGGGCGACCCGGAGGCCATGGCGCGCGCGGCGGTGACGGGCCAGCAGCACGGCGCGCGAATCATCGACATCAACATGGGCTGCCCGGTGAAGAAGATCACCAAGAACGGCGCGGGCAGCGCCCTCCTGTGCGACCCGGAGCGGGCGGGGCTCATCGTCCGGGGCATCCGCGAGGCCACGGGCCTGCCCGTCACCTGTAAAATCCGCTCGGGCTGGGACGCCACCCAGCAGAACTACCTGCGCATGGCCGAGGTGCTCTTCGACGCGGGGTGCGCCGCGCTCGCCGTGCACCCGCGCACCCGGGCCCAGGCCTACACGGGCCTGGCGGACTGGCGAGTCATCGCCGACCTCAAGCAGCACTTCCCCGACCAGGTCATCATCGGCAACGGGGACGTGAAGACGTGCGAGGACGCGCGGCGCATGCTGGACACCACGGGCTGTGACTTCGTGATGATTGGCCGCGGGGCGCTCGGCAACCCCTGGCTCTTCCGGGAGCTGCTCGGCGGGCCCGCCCCCGAGCCCGAGGAGCGCTGCGAGGGCGTGCTGCGCCACTTCGAGGCCCACCTGCGCTTCGATGGCGAGTCCCTGTCCGGGGTGCGCACCTTCCGCAAGCACCTGGCCTGGTACGGCCATGGGCTGCGCGGCGCCGCCGCCTTCCGCCACGAGGTCAACCAGCTCGACTCGGTGGAGGCCGTGCGCGACGCCGTGCGCCGCTTCTTCGCCGCCGCGCGCGTGGACCCCCAGGGCCCGGGCGAGGAGCAGGACGTGGACTACCGCGCCGCGCTGGGCTGA
- a CDS encoding GAF and HD-GYP domain-containing protein — MLPQSQPPPSPPDLNRRLKKLTSILDVAKAMSAERDLDLLLPLILYEASKVVEADRCSLFVLDRERNQLWSKVAQGSKNEIRLPVGSGIAGQVAETGEVINLPDAYADERFNRSFDTLSGYRTQSVLCVPMRDANGEVTGVIQALNKLNGQPFDSEDEELLLALGAQAAGAIENALLHEDINRLFEGFVSASVVAIESRDPTTAGHSGRVANLTVSLARALEHVHTGPYAHTRFSHSELQELRYASLLHDFGKVGVREPVLVKAEKLYPSEMDALQARFQLARKDLQLKSYRRRLDAVRVRGTHHLPEIDAEEDARLVQEMKHLDEVLEFVLTCNRPTVLAQGNFERLHELKHLRFDDAFGQERPLLIDREITSLSIAKGTLSEEERREIESHVEHTYRFLTQIPWTRNLRRVPEIAYAHHEKLNGSGYPRAVPELSIPVQSRMMSITDIYDALTASDRPYKKAVPHTLALDILSREVKSGQLDADLFRIFVEAEVAQRMQKEAQSG; from the coding sequence GTGCTTCCACAGAGCCAGCCGCCGCCCAGCCCCCCCGACCTCAATCGGCGCCTCAAGAAGCTGACGTCCATCCTGGACGTCGCCAAGGCCATGAGCGCCGAGCGGGACCTGGACTTGCTGCTGCCGCTCATCCTCTACGAGGCCAGCAAGGTGGTGGAGGCCGACCGGTGCTCGCTCTTCGTGCTGGACCGCGAGCGCAACCAGCTCTGGAGCAAGGTGGCCCAGGGCTCCAAGAATGAAATCCGCCTCCCGGTGGGCAGCGGCATCGCCGGCCAGGTGGCCGAGACCGGCGAGGTCATCAACCTGCCGGACGCCTACGCCGACGAGCGCTTCAACCGCTCCTTCGACACCCTGAGCGGCTACCGCACCCAGAGCGTGCTCTGCGTGCCCATGCGCGACGCCAACGGCGAGGTGACGGGCGTCATCCAGGCCCTCAACAAGCTCAACGGCCAGCCCTTCGACTCCGAGGACGAGGAGCTCCTGCTCGCCCTGGGCGCCCAGGCCGCCGGCGCCATCGAGAACGCGCTGCTCCACGAGGACATCAACCGCCTGTTCGAGGGCTTCGTCTCCGCCTCCGTGGTGGCCATCGAGTCGAGAGACCCCACCACCGCGGGCCACTCGGGCCGCGTGGCCAACCTCACCGTGTCGCTCGCCCGCGCGCTCGAGCACGTGCACACCGGGCCCTACGCCCACACCCGCTTCAGCCACAGCGAGTTGCAGGAGCTGCGCTACGCCTCGCTCCTGCATGACTTCGGCAAGGTGGGCGTGCGCGAGCCCGTGCTCGTCAAGGCCGAGAAGCTCTACCCCTCGGAGATGGACGCCCTGCAGGCGCGCTTCCAGCTCGCGCGCAAGGACCTCCAGCTCAAGAGCTACCGTCGGCGGCTCGACGCCGTGCGGGTGCGCGGCACCCACCACCTCCCGGAGATCGACGCCGAGGAGGACGCCCGGCTCGTCCAGGAGATGAAGCACCTGGACGAGGTGCTCGAGTTCGTCCTCACCTGCAATCGGCCCACGGTGCTCGCCCAGGGCAACTTCGAGCGCCTGCACGAGCTCAAGCACCTGCGCTTCGACGACGCGTTCGGCCAGGAGCGGCCCCTGCTCATCGACCGGGAGATCACCTCGCTGTCGATCGCCAAGGGCACGCTCTCCGAGGAGGAGCGCCGGGAGATCGAGAGCCACGTGGAGCACACCTACCGCTTCCTCACGCAGATTCCCTGGACGCGCAACCTGCGCCGCGTGCCGGAGATCGCCTACGCGCACCACGAGAAGCTCAACGGCTCGGGCTACCCGCGCGCCGTGCCCGAGCTGTCCATCCCCGTGCAGTCGCGCATGATGTCCATCACCGACATCTACGACGCGCTCACCGCGAGCGACCGGCCCTACAAGAAGGCCGTGCCGCACACGCTCGCGCTCGACATCCTCTCGCGCGAGGTGAAGAGCGGTCAGCTCGACGCCGACCTGTTCCGCATCTTCGTGGAGGCCGAGGTGGCCCAACGCATGCAGAAGGAAGCCCAGTCGGGCTAG
- the pyk gene encoding pyruvate kinase has translation MRRAKIVCTLGPASQSQEMLEALIEAGMDVARLNFSHGSHEQHAENIAKLRAASLKCRKAVGILGDLQGPKIRTGRFITGSTELKEGGEFLITTDESVKGTDEIVSTTYAHLASDVNPGDRILLDDGLLELKVLETDKKKLIRTKVIHGGTLKNNKGINLPGVAVRADALTPKDREDLVFGIKAGVDYIALSFVRQPADIDMARAAMAEIGQSVPIIAKLEKPEAIARLDAILDKTDGVMVARGDLGVEIPPEEVPSVQKDIIRRCNLRGLPVIVATQMLNSMIDNPRPTRAEASDVANAIFDSADAVMLSGETASGKFPIESVQMMDRIVLAAESTIRAQQLTRPSSTPVGMPSHFPDVIAASACHAAKQSGASLIAAFTLSGVTARLLAHYRPSVPIVAFSPNQEVRRRLALLWGVVPRVLEPIQDTEAMVRRVEEELVSRGLARKGDRVVIVYGAPVGQPGKINSLRLHIIGG, from the coding sequence ATGCGACGCGCGAAGATTGTTTGCACCCTTGGTCCCGCCAGCCAGAGCCAGGAAATGCTCGAGGCGCTGATCGAAGCCGGAATGGATGTGGCCCGGCTCAACTTCTCCCACGGCAGTCACGAGCAGCACGCCGAGAACATCGCCAAGCTCCGGGCGGCCTCGCTCAAGTGCCGCAAGGCGGTGGGCATCCTCGGAGACCTCCAGGGCCCGAAGATCCGCACCGGCCGCTTCATCACCGGCAGCACCGAGCTCAAGGAGGGCGGTGAGTTCCTCATCACCACCGACGAGAGCGTCAAGGGCACCGACGAGATCGTCTCCACCACCTACGCGCACCTGGCGTCGGACGTGAACCCGGGCGACCGCATCCTCCTGGATGACGGCCTGCTGGAGCTCAAGGTCCTGGAGACGGACAAGAAGAAGCTCATCCGCACCAAGGTCATCCACGGCGGCACGCTCAAGAACAACAAGGGCATCAACCTGCCGGGCGTGGCGGTGCGCGCGGACGCGCTCACCCCCAAGGACCGCGAGGACCTGGTGTTCGGCATCAAGGCGGGCGTGGACTACATCGCCCTGTCCTTCGTGCGTCAGCCCGCGGACATCGACATGGCGCGCGCGGCCATGGCGGAGATCGGCCAGTCGGTGCCCATCATCGCCAAGCTGGAGAAGCCCGAGGCCATCGCCCGCCTGGACGCCATCCTGGACAAGACGGACGGCGTGATGGTGGCGCGTGGTGACCTGGGCGTGGAGATTCCGCCCGAGGAAGTGCCCAGCGTGCAGAAGGACATCATCCGCCGCTGCAACCTCCGGGGCCTGCCGGTCATCGTGGCCACGCAGATGCTCAACTCGATGATCGACAACCCGCGGCCCACGCGCGCCGAGGCGAGCGACGTGGCCAACGCCATCTTCGACTCGGCCGACGCGGTGATGCTCTCGGGCGAGACGGCCAGCGGCAAGTTCCCCATCGAGTCGGTGCAGATGATGGACCGCATCGTGCTCGCGGCCGAGTCCACCATCCGCGCCCAGCAGCTCACGCGGCCCTCGAGCACGCCGGTGGGCATGCCCTCGCACTTCCCGGACGTGATCGCCGCGAGCGCGTGCCACGCCGCCAAGCAGTCGGGGGCCTCGCTCATCGCGGCCTTCACGCTGTCGGGTGTGACGGCGCGCCTGCTCGCGCACTACCGGCCGTCGGTGCCCATCGTGGCCTTCAGCCCCAACCAGGAAGTGCGCCGCCGCCTGGCGCTGCTCTGGGGCGTGGTGCCCCGGGTGCTCGAGCCCATCCAGGACACCGAGGCCATGGTGCGCCGCGTGGAAGAGGAGCTCGTGTCCCGCGGCCTCGCGCGCAAGGGTGACCGCGTGGTCATCGTCTACGGCGCGCCCGTGGGCCAGCCCGGGAAGATCAACAGCCTCCGCCTGCACATCATCGGCGGCTGA